A segment of the Ignavibacteriota bacterium genome:
GACAAATTGTGTTACTTTTTTGAAACCCAAGGATCATCTTGCAAAAAAAATCTCCACAATTTATCTTTGCCGTTGGTGATTCCGATTCGCGAGGAAATTCTGACTTGTGAATTGTGGATGCTTTCCCCTTCGGTGATATAAATCTCGTTTCCTGATAAGTCTACTCCATTTTCTTTTCTGCCTAAAGAAAATGCCTGACAAATTTTTGCCGGACCGTTCGTTAGATTAAATCCGGTCAATCCGCGATTCTTTTCCATGATTTTAATTCCTTGAAGCGGTTCAATACCGCGAATGAGAACTGCCGCGCCGATTCCTTCTTGTTCAGTAACAACGTTCGCACAGAAGTGCATTCCGTACGTGAAATAAACGTAGAGATGTCCGCC
Coding sequences within it:
- a CDS encoding DNA-3-methyladenine glycosylase, with translation MASLVGRTSVRHGGRNKFRPTKLSRSFYLRPTLTVAKDLLGKYFVRVLPEGKLVGKIVEVEAYLPDDVASHSYRGQTKRNEVMFLKGGHLYVYFTYGMHFCANVVTEQEGIGAAVLIRGIEPLQGIKIMEKNRGLTGFNLTNGPAKICQAFSLGRKENGVDLSGNEIYITEGESIHNSQVRISSRIGITNGKDKLWRFFLQDDPWVSKK